Proteins from a single region of Pseudomonas fulva:
- the trxB gene encoding thioredoxin-disulfide reductase, which translates to MSEVKHSRLIILGSGPAGYSAAVYAARANLKPVIITGIQPGGQLTTTTEVDNWPGDVEGLTGPGLMERMQKHAERFETEIIYDHIHTAELQSRPFTLKGDSGTYTCDALIIATGASAQYLGLPSEEAFAGKGVSACATCDGFFYRNQVVAVIGGGNTAVEEALYLSNIAKEVHLVHRRDKLRSEKILQDKIFDKVANGNIKLHWNHTLEEVLGDATGVTGARLRSTQDGTTRDLPLAGVFIAIGHKPNTDLFQGQLEMRDGYLLVKGGSEGNATATSIEGVFAAGDVADHVYRQAITSAGAGCMAALDVEKFLDDN; encoded by the coding sequence ATGAGCGAAGTCAAGCATTCCCGCCTGATTATCCTGGGCTCCGGGCCGGCCGGTTACAGCGCCGCCGTATACGCCGCTCGCGCCAATCTGAAGCCTGTCATCATCACCGGCATTCAGCCTGGCGGCCAGCTGACCACCACCACCGAGGTCGACAACTGGCCGGGTGACGTGGAAGGGCTGACTGGGCCGGGGCTGATGGAGCGCATGCAGAAACATGCCGAGCGCTTCGAAACCGAGATCATCTACGACCACATCCACACCGCCGAGTTGCAGAGCCGTCCGTTCACCCTCAAGGGCGACAGCGGCACCTACACCTGTGACGCGCTGATCATCGCCACCGGCGCTTCGGCCCAGTACCTGGGCCTGCCCTCCGAAGAAGCGTTCGCCGGCAAGGGCGTGTCCGCCTGCGCGACCTGCGACGGTTTCTTCTACCGCAACCAGGTGGTCGCCGTGATCGGCGGCGGCAACACCGCCGTGGAAGAAGCGCTGTACCTGTCCAACATCGCCAAGGAAGTGCACCTGGTGCACCGCCGCGACAAACTGCGCTCGGAGAAGATCCTGCAGGACAAGATCTTCGACAAGGTCGCCAACGGCAATATCAAGCTGCACTGGAACCACACCCTGGAAGAAGTGCTGGGCGACGCCACTGGCGTGACCGGCGCGCGCCTGCGCAGCACCCAGGATGGCACCACCCGCGACCTGCCGCTGGCCGGCGTGTTTATCGCCATTGGCCACAAGCCCAACACGGACCTGTTCCAGGGCCAGCTGGAAATGCGTGACGGCTACCTGCTGGTCAAGGGCGGCAGTGAAGGCAACGCCACCGCCACCAGCATCGAGGGCGTGTTCGCCGCCGGCGACGTGGCGGATCACGTCTATCGCCAGGCCATCACCTCGGCCGGTGCCGGCTGCATGGCCGCCCTGGACGTCGAGAAATTCCTCGACGACAACTGA
- the aat gene encoding leucyl/phenylalanyl-tRNA--protein transferase — protein sequence MLTWLQRDSLTFPPLDKALREPNGLLAAGGDLRAERLIAAYRHGCFPWYQDGQPLLWWSPDPRTVLFPSELHVSRSLRKVLRQGHFQVTFDRAFAEVIRACAAPRDYADGTWITTPMQQAYIDLHERGVAHSVEVWQDQQLVGGLYGLAMGRLFFGESMFSRADNASKVGFVSLVERLEAWQFELIDCQMPTQHLHSLGARAISRQAFADYLARFLDQPSPADWRAAGER from the coding sequence ATGCTTACCTGGTTGCAACGCGACTCCCTGACCTTTCCGCCGCTCGACAAGGCGCTGCGCGAACCCAACGGCCTCTTGGCCGCGGGCGGCGACCTGCGCGCCGAGCGGCTGATCGCCGCCTATCGGCATGGCTGCTTCCCCTGGTACCAGGATGGCCAGCCGCTGCTGTGGTGGTCACCGGATCCGCGCACCGTGCTGTTTCCCAGCGAGCTGCACGTGTCGCGCAGCCTGCGCAAGGTCCTCCGCCAGGGGCATTTTCAGGTGACCTTCGACCGCGCCTTCGCCGAGGTCATCCGCGCCTGCGCGGCGCCTCGCGACTACGCCGACGGCACCTGGATCACCACACCCATGCAGCAGGCCTATATCGACCTGCATGAGCGCGGCGTGGCTCACAGTGTGGAAGTCTGGCAGGACCAGCAACTGGTCGGCGGGCTGTATGGGCTGGCCATGGGCAGGCTGTTCTTTGGCGAATCGATGTTCAGCCGGGCCGACAATGCCTCCAAGGTCGGCTTCGTCAGCCTGGTCGAGCGACTCGAGGCGTGGCAGTTCGAGCTGATCGACTGCCAGATGCCGACCCAGCACCTGCACAGCCTCGGCGCCCGCGCCATCAGCCGCCAGGCGTTCGCCGATTACCTGGCGCGCTTTCTGGATCAGCCCAGCCCGGCCGACTGGCGCGCCGCTGGCGAACGGTGA
- a CDS encoding arginyltransferase, translating to MTELARLKFYATQPHPCSYLLEEQATTLFLDPSQPMDVEMYAELSELGFRRSGDHLYRPHCQRCTACVPARIPAARFAPNRQQRRILKRNESLEVKPVSPSFNEEYYQLYARYIEQRHADGDMYPPSREQFSTFLVRDLPFSCFFEFREQGRLLAIAVTDVLPNGLSAVYTFYDPDEERRSLGRYAILWQIGEALRLDLHAVYLGYWIKNCRKMNYKTQYRPIELFVNQRWVALT from the coding sequence ATGACTGAGCTGGCTCGCCTGAAGTTCTACGCCACGCAGCCACATCCCTGCAGCTATCTGCTCGAGGAACAGGCCACTACGCTGTTTCTCGATCCCAGCCAGCCGATGGACGTGGAGATGTACGCCGAGCTCTCCGAGCTGGGTTTCCGGCGTAGCGGCGATCACCTCTATCGCCCGCATTGTCAGCGCTGCACAGCCTGCGTGCCGGCGCGAATTCCGGCTGCCCGCTTCGCCCCCAATCGACAGCAGCGACGCATCCTAAAACGTAATGAATCACTTGAAGTAAAGCCGGTAAGCCCTTCATTCAACGAAGAATATTATCAACTGTATGCGCGCTATATCGAGCAGCGCCATGCCGACGGCGACATGTATCCACCAAGCCGTGAGCAGTTCTCGACCTTTCTGGTGCGTGACCTGCCCTTCTCCTGTTTCTTCGAGTTCCGCGAGCAGGGCCGGCTGCTCGCCATTGCCGTGACCGACGTGCTGCCCAACGGCCTGTCGGCGGTCTACACCTTCTACGACCCGGATGAGGAGCGGCGCAGCCTGGGTCGCTACGCGATCCTCTGGCAGATCGGCGAAGCGCTGCGCCTTGACCTGCACGCCGTATATCTTGGCTACTGGATCAAGAACTGCAGAAAGATGAACTACAAGACCCAGTACCGCCCCATCGAGCTGTTCGTCAATCAGCGCTGGGTCGCCCTGACCTGA